The sequence CGTGGCGGTCCTGAGGCGTCTCGTCGCCGAGGCCGCCCGGATGCTGGCTCCGTTCCCCGAGTTCGAGCCGGGGATCGTCGAGCGCCACCACGCGAAGAAGGCGGACGTGCCGTCGGGAACCGCGCGCCTTCTCGCGGAGACGATCGCGCCGTTGCGCCCGGCGGGGGCGGCGCCCCCGATTGCCGCCCTCCGCCAGGGCGGGCAGCCGGGCGAGCACGAGGTGCTCTTCGAAGGGCCCGACGAGTGCCTCGGGCTCGTCCATCGCGCGCGATCGCGGCGGATCTTCGCGGCGGGCGCCGTGCGCGCGGCGGAATGGATGGTCGAGACCGGGCCGAAGGGGCCCGTGACCTTCGACGACTTCTTCGAAAGGAGCAGGCCATGACCGAAAACCGACTGGGAGGCGTTCTCACGGCGATCGTGACGCCCTTCGACTCCGAAGGCCGCGTGGACGAGGCGGCACTGCGCCGGCTCGTCCGATGGCAGATCGAAGAGGGAGTCGCCGGCCTCGTGCCGTGCGGGACGACCGGGGAAGGGGCGACGCTCGACCCGGCGGAGCACGAGCTCGTCGTCCGGATCGTCGTCGAGGAGGCGAAGAAGTCGACGCGGCGCGTCCGAATCGTCGCCGGTGCGGGCACGAACGACACGCGCCGGACGGTCGCGCTCGCTCGCCGGTGCCGCCGCGCCGGCGCCGATTCGCTGCTCGTCGTGACGCCGTACTACAACAAGCCGACGCAGGC comes from Thermoanaerobaculia bacterium and encodes:
- a CDS encoding dihydrodipicolinate reductase C-terminal domain-containing protein; translated protein: MRAAIVGCGRMGRALEEMLAERGHATVARIGREDRLDAARGVDVAFEFTRPDAARGNVETLLEAGVPTVCGTTGWDPAAARALSARLGVAFLAAPNFSIGVAVLRRLVAEAARMLAPFPEFEPGIVERHHAKKADVPSGTARLLAETIAPLRPAGAAPPIAALRQGGQPGEHEVLFEGPDECLGLVHRARSRRIFAAGAVRAAEWMVETGPKGPVTFDDFFERSRP